A stretch of DNA from Brevibacillus ruminantium:
GCTGACAAAGCAAGCATGAACTGACGGATATATGATAAATGTAGAGAGGAAATATTTCTAAATATGGAAATCGATAATTTAATTCCTGTAAAGTCCAGAGGAGAGTTGAGGTTTTGGCTACAGGAAAATAGTAAGATTGAAAAATCTTGTTGGGTCTTAGTTAGTATGACGCCCAAATCGGATATGCTCTTATATTTGGATGCGGTCGAGGAAGCTTTGTGCTTTGGATGGATCGATGGAGTCAAGAAGAAAATATCTGAAACAGATCTGGCACAGAGGCTGTCCCCTCGAGGCAAAAAAAGCTCATGGACCGAATTGAATAAAGAACGTGTCCGCCGCCTCGAAAAGTTGGGGTTGATGACAGACGAAGGAAGAAAGATTCTTCCTGATATGGATTACGACTCTTTTCGAATCGATCCCGTTATAGAGCAAAGGCTGAAAGAGGAAAAGCAAATATATGAGAATTTCAAGGCATTTCCGGATCTGTATAAAAGAGTTCGGATCGACACGATACAAAGCCTAAAAAATCAACCGGAATTATTTAAGAGCAGATTGGACAAATTCATAACCAACACGAGAGAAAACAAAATGTACGGTCAATGGAATGATTATGGACGTCTACTGGATTATTAAGATGCCTTGTCAGTTCTATTATCTAGGCAGGTCACCAGTGGCCACACGTTCTATGTGAGTGTCTACTATTGTTGATGCTGAGGGAATGATCAAGATATGACGATGCTTTATACATAATTGCGTAGGCTGACCTCGGCCATATTGGATTCTGTACGGCCACTTTTACACTTTTCGCCGTTAGACCCGTTAAGCTGAACCGTACCACAAGTGAGGGTACACAAGATTAGGCAGGAGATTGTACTTGATGAGTACTACATAAGCAGGCTTGGCAAACTAAATAGATAATCGTGTAAATAGGCTTCCTGAACAATGAAAAGACGTGGGGAATCGTAGAATAATATCCATGATCTCCTTGTAAACTTCACATTGGTTCAGCAAGCCCTACTTATTTGATGTTACATATTCCATGTTTTCACTTCTGTATGTCTTTTCTGATACTCAACAATGTAGATGTCCAGTTCTTGGCTTAAGGCTACTACGGAAGGATCGGAGAAGCCCTTTTCTTTTACCATTTGGCATAATTGTTGTCGCAACTGTTCTATAGTCAGTTTAAGTTTTTCCTCTTCCAATACAATACCCTTCCTAGTAAAATATTGGCTCCTTATACGGATTGATCATTTCTGTCTTTGTTTATTTTTTAACTTATAGGTCGAGAAGTCTCCACTTCTAAAACCTTACAGCGTTTGGTTGTAAGTGGGGGATGAATCGACTTCGGACAAGGACAGGCTTTTGCCTGTTCAGTTGTCCGACACTTTGGTAAAATCTACTTATGATGTTCTTTGATAACTGGATATATGGGGTTGCATGGAGAAACAAAATGCGAAAACCAAGCTTATCCTTCCATGCGTAAAATATCCAAGGTAACAAAAGAACTCCGAAACGTCGGACATCTAGGGTAGGGACTACCCGAAGTAACGCTCGAGGAGACGAAAGGTTACTTTCGTCGTGGATTTGAGAAGCTCCCACTTCAAGGCGTTAGCCTAAGTGGAGAGTAGTTCACGAAATTGATTTGATTGTCCCTTTTAGATGGCGTTCCTGTGATCTTGGCCGATTGATGAACGCCTTTCTTCCAGGGTTGCCTTTCTGGGGGATATTAAAAGCATTAGAGAAATAGAAAATGTCATCTGGATACTGATCTGCCATTGATTCACCCCTTTGTTATTTTTTCTACTCTATGTAATTATTGTAAAGGCTGTCGCACACCCCCATAGCAAAAATGACGCCTTGAGAAGTTTTACATAATTCGACTTGAATCTACATAAAAAACAAAAAGAACGCTCATTGAGCGTCCTTGAGGAAGTTTTATAGTTCTGCATTAATAGCCTGGGTCATACACGTATGGGATAACAGTTGTTTTCGGAGAGACTTTTTTGTTGGAATCGGCAAGGTTGCTAGATGCTAAGTTTACAGATAAAACCATCGTAAATACCGTTAAAATCATGAAAATTTTTCTTTTCATTAATCACACCCACTTTCTTCCTATTAGGTAATAAGTTAGCTCTTCACCGTAAAACGTGCTTGATCTCCCTCTATCGCAGTTTTTCGTAGTTATGTAGCCGGTTTACACTCCAGTCTAATGCGAATCTTGAATCTCTCTAGATTGCGGTAGCCGTAGGCTCTTCGTTTGATCACCTTCACTTTGTTGTGTGTCCCTTCAATCTTGGCATTCGTTACCCGAAAGGAGAAATAATTCTGAATGGGCTCTCGCCACTGGACAATCGTTTTGGCAATGGAACGAACCGCAGGAGTCGGAGAATAGAGATGGTCGTCAATCCATTTCTGAAGTGCTTCCTCGCCTGCCTCTTGGGTTTGAACGGCATACACGGTTCTTATGTCTTGAAGCGCAAAGTAGAGTCGTTTGAGGTGTGGATCTTCTGCTAACCAATTCTTCAGTTCCTGAAGCTCTTCGGGCTTCAGCTTGTCAGGGATCGTATGGAGCAGGCGTTGCTCATGTCTGCCCCGACGATGTGTTCCACGAGCATGAGTGCGTTTTCGGGTAGCTTCCAACGCTTTCGAGAAAAGCTGGATCACGTGAAATTTATCTGCTACCACAAGGGTATGCTTCCAGACTTGGCGTACTGTTTCAGCCATTCCTGGAGCCAAATCCGTGACAACTACATGGGGAGCCTTACGAAAGGGCCATTGCTGCAGGGCGTTTCGTACCTGTTCACGTGAACGTCCTTCTGTGACTTGCCAGATATGACCGGTTTGAGCATCCATGAGGTTCACGCCGTACTTATGTCCTTTTTGCAACGCAAACTCATCCAGACAGACCACTTCAGGAGCTTCATGTTCTTTTGGTTGAGCAAGGCGTTGGGGGGCCAGTTGGTAGTACCAGCGTTCGAGTGTCGAGTAGGCCACACTCAATTGCTTGGCAACCGAGAGCAAATCCCGGCCGCGGCACAT
This window harbors:
- a CDS encoding YdeI/OmpD-associated family protein; this encodes MEIDNLIPVKSRGELRFWLQENSKIEKSCWVLVSMTPKSDMLLYLDAVEEALCFGWIDGVKKKISETDLAQRLSPRGKKSSWTELNKERVRRLEKLGLMTDEGRKILPDMDYDSFRIDPVIEQRLKEEKQIYENFKAFPDLYKRVRIDTIQSLKNQPELFKSRLDKFITNTRENKMYGQWNDYGRLLDY
- a CDS encoding ISL3 family transposase, producing the protein MCLDFSTDFVRLPSFHLTHWEKTTETDWIAVLEPNSACYLCPICLRASTNHARPGRRILRHRFVPSWGTVWVSVPVYRQRCASCGLTWTVEWNGIPPRGLVTSAFQEMAVDMCRGRDLLSVAKQLSVAYSTLERWYYQLAPQRLAQPKEHEAPEVVCLDEFALQKGHKYGVNLMDAQTGHIWQVTEGRSREQVRNALQQWPFRKAPHVVVTDLAPGMAETVRQVWKHTLVVADKFHVIQLFSKALEATRKRTHARGTHRRGRHEQRLLHTIPDKLKPEELQELKNWLAEDPHLKRLYFALQDIRTVYAVQTQEAGEEALQKWIDDHLYSPTPAVRSIAKTIVQWREPIQNYFSFRVTNAKIEGTHNKVKVIKRRAYGYRNLERFKIRIRLECKPAT
- a CDS encoding aspartyl-phosphate phosphatase Spo0E family protein, giving the protein MEEEKLKLTIEQLRQQLCQMVKEKGFSDPSVVALSQELDIYIVEYQKRHTEVKTWNM